Proteins encoded together in one Cherax quadricarinatus isolate ZL_2023a chromosome 33, ASM3850222v1, whole genome shotgun sequence window:
- the LOC128693887 gene encoding mannan endo-1,4-beta-mannosidase produces MVVMLLLTLLALLGSTTAKRLAVSGTDLTYGGEKVFLNGANIAWNNYGYDFGNGAYDGTLETWVHEIGSSGGNSIRVWVHVEGQNTPSFDENGFVTACDRTGDFESDVLSLLDAGEQSGVLVNLCLWNGAALSYQKTIDMLQDDTKIESYIQNCLTPLMEKIKGHPALASVEAVNEPEGSVKVESNSDPCYDTTAIGQQGAGWTGVNIPMERWLRFIGLQNQAVRAVDPATLLTIGSWSQFSQNDVFPSSHNHYTDACLNQAAGGSGAQLDYYQMHSYDWQGAWTNGAPFTVDASDYNLDKPNVIGEFCSVRAAGMSLPDLLEYAYTHGYSGAWTWHYNGQGEVTDTREAQQAALGHLVDRTDHGVVDFTVE; encoded by the exons ATGGTTGTCATGCTGCTCCTCACTCTCCTGGCCCTACTGGGCTCCACCACTGCTAAAAGGCTTGCG GTGTCTGGTACGGATCTTACATACGGAGGAGAAAAAGTGTTTCTGAACGGTGCCAACATCGCCTGGAACAACTACGGCTACGACTTTGGTAACGGCGCCTACGATGGCACTCTGGAGACCTGGGTCCACGAGATCGGTAGCTCCGGCGGCAACTCCATCA GGGTGTGGGTCCACGTGGAAGGACAAAACACCCCTTCTTTTGACGAGAACGGCTTCGTCACCGCCTGTGACAGAACGGGTGACTTCGAGAGCGATGTTTTGAGCTTACTGGACGCTGGAGAACAGAGCGGCGTGCTGGTCAATCTGTGTTTGTGGAACGGCGCTGCTCTCTCTTACCAGAAAACCATTGATATGTTGCAGGACGACACCAAGATCGAATCCTACATACAAAACTGTCTTACA CCACTGATGGAAAAGATCAAGGGACATCCTGCCCTGGCATCAGTCGAGGCCGTCAACGAACCCGAGGGATCAGTGAAG GTGGAGAGCAACAGCGACCCATGTTATGACACCACCGCCATCGGTCAACAAGGCGCCGGCTGGACTGGTGTAAACATTCCCATGGAGAG ATGGCTTAGGTTTATTGGCCTTCAGAACCAGGCTGTTCGCGCTGTCGACCCTGCGACCCTCCTCACTATTGGCTCTTGGA GTCAATTCTCGCAGAATGACGTCTTTCCCAGCTCTCACAACCATTACACAGATGCATGTCTCAACCAAGCCGCAGGCGGCTCGGGCGCCCAACTTGACTATTACCAGATGCACAGCTATGACTGGCAAGGTGCCTGGACCAATGGCGCACCCTTCACT GTGGATGCCTCTGACTACAATCTTGACAAACCTAATGTAATTGGAGAGTTTTGCTCTGTCCGCGCGGCCGGGATGTCACTACCAGACCTCTTGGAGTATGCCTACACCCATGGATATTCT GGAGCATGGACTTGGCACTACAACGGTCAAGGAGAAGTTACCGACACTCGGGAGGCACAGCAGGCAGCTCTGGGTCACTTGGTTGACCGCACTGACCACGGTGTTGTTGACTTCACTGTCGAGTAG